The following coding sequences are from one Gossypium raimondii isolate GPD5lz chromosome 4, ASM2569854v1, whole genome shotgun sequence window:
- the LOC105767966 gene encoding ACT domain-containing protein ACR10 translates to MGTLHDDVVIIRPSEKEGDPSVITVNCPDKTGLGSDLCRILLFFGLSIVRGDVSTDGKWCYIVFWVVCKPATRWELLKKRLVQACPSCSSASGISYYRSELQSPKPPDVFLIKLCCVDRKGLLHDVTQVLSSLELNIQKVKVSTTPDGTVVDLFFITDTRELLHTKNRQEETYKALEDVMQDAMISFNIEKVGPEITACCQASPYLPSAITDDIFNLEMSNDLPSVSLTSNNVCVTMDNSLSPAHTLVQIVCQDHKGLLYDIMRTLKDYNIQISYGRFYIKQGRKCEIDLFIMQSDGKKIVDPSKQTALSSRLKMELLQPLRVTVVSRGPDTELLVANPVELSSKGRPLVFYDITLALKMLNTCIFSAEIGRHMIRDREWEVYRILLDEGASSSIPRRKVEEEVWKRLMGWE, encoded by the exons ATGGGTACTCTACATGACGACGTTGTGATTATAAGGCCGTCGGAGAAAGAAGGAGACCCCTCTGTTATCACTGTTAACTGCCCTGATAAAACTGGTTTAGGCTCTGATTTGTGCCGCATCTTGCTCTTTTTTGGTCTTAGCATTGTCCGAGGAG ATGTATCTACGGATGGGAAATGGTGTTATATAGTATTTTGGGTGGTTTGTAAGCCAGCGACAAGGTGGGAATTGTTGAAGAAAAGACTAGTTCAGGCTTGCCCTTCTTGCTCTTCTGCTTCTGGAATTTCTTATTACCGTTCTGAGTTGCAGTCTCCTAAGCCTCCTGATGTCTTTCTCATCAAGCTTTGTTGTGTTGATAGAAAAGGCCTTTTGCATG ATGTGACACAAGTTCTCTCTAGTCTTGAACTCAATATACAGAAAGTGAAGGTATCAACAACTCCTGATGGAACAGTGGTGGACCTTTTCTTTATCACAGACACCAG GGAACTATTACATACAAAAAATAGGCAGGAGGAGACTTATAAAGCATTGGAAGATGTTATGCAGGATGCTATGATTAGCTTTAACATCGAAAAGGTTGGACCAGAAATTACGGCATGTTGTCAAGCATCTCCATATCTCCCGTCTGCAATAACTGATGATATTTTCAACTTAGAGATGTCCAATGACCTCCCAAGTGTATCACTTACTTCCAACAATGTTTGTGTCACGATGGACAACTCACTCAGTCCTGCTCACACGCTTGTTCAGATTGTTTGTCAAGATCATAAAGGTCTTTTATACGACATAATGCGAACTCTGAAGGATTACAACATTCAG ATTTCATATGGACGCTTCTATATAAAACAAGGAAGAAAGTGTGAGATTGACTTGTTTATAATGCAATCCGATGGGAAGAAGATAGTTGATCCTAGCAAGCAAACTGCATTGTCGTCGCGTCTGAAAATGGAACTGCTCCAACCACTAAGAGTAACTGTAGTGAGCCGGGGTCCTGACACTGAGCTTCTAGTTGCAAATCCCGTAGAGTTATCAAGCAAGGGCCGGCCTCTTGTTTTTTATGACATTACCCTTGCTCTAAAGATGCTTAATACTTGCATCTTCTCG GCAGAGATTGGGAGACACATGATCAGAGATCGAGAGTGGGAAGTTTACAGGATTCTACTAGATGAAGGGGCTAGTTCATCCATTCCGAGACGAAAGGTTGAGGAAGAAGTTTGGAAGCGCTTGATGGGTTGGGAATAA